ACGAGGTTAGATATAATCTTGAACCTCTGTTACATTATATGTCAACCGGTTTAACTTAAATTcatttctctgttcagcttagGAGAAGGAAGGTGCTATGGGCATTGTACCTCATGAGAGATCCATTCTTCACCAAGTACACAAGGTGAGTGGGTGAAGTTAAATATGCATATCTGTTCTGTTTCTGTTTCAGTTGCAGTCGTAAACCGTTATGTGCTTGTCCGGCGATTTTTCAGGCAGAAGCTGGAAAGCTCTCAGAAGAAGGTTGAACCAGTTCCATTGATCGGCTTCTTCACAGGTTTGCTTTCAAAATTTCATTACATTCACAAAAGATGTCCTTGATCACTGACCTCAATTCATTTGCTGactttgtctcttttttttttatctcctcAGAGAAAGTTGTGGATCTTTTGGTGGGAGCTCAGTCACGTTACACTTACATATCGGGATCTTGAGTTAAAACACTTGTGCAACAGAGAACAGTATCGTCATTGTGGGAGTGCCTTGTTCAATCTTCAAAGGTTCGTGGAGAGATTCGTAGGGAACGTTACAGGCTTTTGTAAGAAGTTGCGTTTGATATTTGCAGTTAGGACATACAAATCACACAAAAGATGTAGTTTTGATGATGAGCTGTTTGATGTCTAAACAATGGACCCCATACAAAGAAATGAAACAAAGCATCTACGTTGTCGTCAGTGCAAGTGGAACATGAACCTTCTCTATTCACTTGTGTAAAAATCAATATGATTTATGCTGAAACTTGTGATTTTAATGCTTGTTTGACATCAAAGATTAAGCCTAAAAAATGGTACCTACTCACCTAACACTTGGATCCAATAAAAACCAATAAAAGAGTTCAAATACTTAATACCTTACAGGCCCAGGCttacatttaaatactttttttacaacgacatttaaatttaatagcAACCACCAACACACATTTCAAATCAgatcatattaaatttttaccCACGCTGTAGCGTTATATTGGTACGGATGTCGGCCAAGTAATCCAATTATGGGTAGACAAGCATTTACTTATTTGAAAATTGGGAATtcgttttaagtatttttattatcaaaaatatgttgttcgcatggatcgaacctgagaactcatggccaaatgaCGAGATTTCTTGCCACTAGATTACTGTCACTATAtccataacatgttttcttttattgagtatcaaacaaatctcaaaaatctaaattctttttaaaaaattcaaaaaatttaaaaaattcaagaaaattctgaaaagtaaaattaaaattgaaattacaaataagttttttttaaaaaaaatcaatacattaaaaatttcaaaaaaaatctaaaataattcaaaaaatgcaacgaattaaatttaatgattaaaaacttgaaacatatttttaaataaattaacatatgtaatataaaataaaaatgatatttatcacactatagattttagtatgaataatgtatttaagataaaatagacaaatgataattaagatacaataaacaaacgatattatcacaattttttttctaaaatatgataataattaaatgaaaaacatttgtagtgtgataaatatcatttttctattttatctcaaatatattaatttataaaaaagtatgattaatgtatttaagataaaaaatcaaatgatcttagatacattaatttttattaaaaaaaataatgttttgatttttttttaaatatttataatttcaattttaattttaattttcagaattttcttgaatttttaagattttctggaattttttaaaaaagaatttagatttttcgagatttgtttgatactcaataaaataaaacatgttaTAGATATACTTAAAAGTGACAGTAGTCTAGTGATAAGAAACCTTGtcatttggccatgagttctcagATTCGACCCACgtgaacaacatatttttgataataaaaataggtaaaacgacgtcgtttcattccatctcaaaacgacgtcgttttacttaacgATTGTATTTAACGTTGATTAACCACCGTCTTAACTGTTAGTTAACGGTGTCTTAATCTGGTCGGTCAATCAAAGTTTTTTAATAAACCGAtaaaagtcaacaaaagttcagGCTTTTTTTTGCCAGCCTCGAATCCATGTTTCTTTTGGCCATTCTTgccatgtttagtgtttttttggccgaattccctTCGAAAATTCCagatataaactattttagacatttaacattttcacagatttttctaaaatagtttGGATATAATACATGTTCAGCATGTAAATCAATCATATTATATGATTAGAAAAGGACGAGGTTTAAAAAGTttgtaaagaaagaaagaaaaatagcTTTATCCTACAGGTTAAGTGGTTAATACACTTCCAATTTGACATAATTTATGACAGACCATACCGAGAGATCCATGTGCAATCATAATCGAGTTCAAACTAGCTTTAAAGTGAACAAATCAAACATTAAATAACAATTGGAGGGATAAATAATTACTTCTAAACCAAAACcctgtattaaaaaaaaaaggataattggaaagaaacaaagaaacacTCCACCACAAAGCGTGTTCCAATCTCTCCCGCTCTCTCTTCTAAGTATGCCGGATCCTGATTTGTCTCTTCCTCTCATCACATCCGATCAACCAGAGGTCCTCATCTCAATCGATGACGACGGAGAAGACCCGGTACTCGATCATCTCGAATTCGACCATCTCAATCCGGTTAACCCTTTCCGGTTTATCAGCGACGCCGAGCCTCCGGTTCAAAACCCCACCACGGTTGATCCGTTTCGTAACGACACACCAAGAGTTTACGGACTCTACGAAGCGGTCAAGATCGTGATTTGCCTCCCGGTTGCGTTGGTTCGCCTCGTTCTCTTCGGTGTTAGCTTGGCTGTTGGTTACTTAGCCACGAAGGTAGCACTCGCTTGGTGGAGTGACAGACACAACCCTATGCCTCGATGGAGATGCAGAATCATGTGGGTCACTCGCTTCTGTTCCAGATGTATCCTCTTCTCTTTCGGGTCAGTTACAAAAGGCAAAACTGTACTTAGTGCTTTAAAGTTTGTTACATGGTGTTGTTTATAAGCTATACGACTTTATGGTGTGCTGCTGCAGTTATCAGTGGATACGACGAAAAGGGAAACCTGCTGGGAGGGAGATTGCTCCCATCGTTGTATCAAACCATGTTTCTTATATTGAACCAATCTTCTACTTCTATGAGCTATCACCCACCATTGTTGCATCCGAGTCGCATGATTCACTTCCTGTTGTCGGAACTATTATCAGGGCTATGCAGGTAGGCAGCTAGCTGCACATTTGTCACAACATGTTGGCTTAACATTTGCTGGTGCGTACTTTAATACTAAAAGCTTCCGTTTTTTAGGTGATATATGTTGATAGATTCTCACAGGCATCAAAGAAGGACGCCGTGCATGAAATAAAGGTATATAGTTTTTCTGTTGCGTGTTATTTGATAACTATATAGTATGGTTTTAAATAAAGAGATTGTTTCATACACATCccttttcatgattttttttctttttgtatttgataCGCAATGTGCTTTTCAAGGATGTAAATACAGAGAAAAGCTTCCTGCGGTAGATTTCCTCGTCTGCTGCTATTCCCGGAAGGAACCACTACCAATGGGAAAGCTATTATTTCCTTCCAGCTCGGTGCTTTCATCCCAGGTTACCCTATTCAACCTGTCGTGGTCCGGTATCCCCATGTACATTTTGATCAATCCTGGTGAGACTCTTCTTTGTTACTTCtccaaacacacacaaaagtaTCCCTTACTGATGTTTATGAGACTTTCAGGGGAAACATTTCTTTGTTGATGCTCATGTTCAGAATGTTCACCCAGTTTCACAATTTCATGGAGGTAGTAGGCAATGTTCATATTCTGTAAAACTTTTGTTATTAATTGATTATATACTctaaatgtctttttttttgaattttgtacTAAAAATTTTAGGTGGAATACCTTCCAGTAATTTATCCCAATgacaatcaaaaacaaaatgctGTGCGTCTCTCGCAGAAGGTGTGTGTTTAGTGGTAGATAGAGATTATTTTCTgcattttttacttttgtttttattgtgaAAAGTAGTTCTCATGGTATACTTATGAATACAGACAAGTCATGCAATTGCATCATCTTTGAATGTCGTCCAAACATCTCATTCTTATGGGGACTTGATGCTACTCAACAAAGCATCTGAGTTAAATCTGGTATGTGCAGCTCATGTGTGTGTTTTCCTCTCTTTTGTCTTTCATTATATATGCCTTGTAGTTTCCTCAAAATTACTCTGACCCACAAGTCATGTATTCTTTGTTCTGTTGCAGGAAAATCCTTCAAATTACATGGTTGAAATGGCAAAGGTTGAGTCGGTAAGTTTATCCTTGATTGCGTTATATTTACATCAAGGAGTCACATATCTTTGATTGTGTTATATTTCGTGGATAGATATGTAGAACCTCATTATTCTGATAAGGTTCTGTATACACATGCTCCATCATTACATACGCATGTTTTTGTCTCTCTGGTGATTGTTTTGCTTTATCTTTCTTCCTTTCAGCTATTCCATATAAGCAACTCAGAAGCAGTGCGGTATTTGGAGACATTTTCTTCCATGAATCCGGATTCAAGGTAACCTTTGTCCTATAAGTATTAAGTAACTATAAAGATGAATACCTCTTTAGTTCTCGAAAGACCATAATTTTATAGGCCTCAAGAAGTTTAATGCTTTTTTGCAGTGGATGTGTTACGCTACATGACTTTCTTCGGGTTCTCAAACTGAAGCCTTGCACTCTTTCTAAAGAGGTCAGTTATGATCCTTGCCTTCTCTGTTTGTATCAGTATGACTATGCTCTTATCATCTTTTACCATCGTTTCTACCTCGGGAATGTTACTTACACAAACATACTGCTGTAGATATTCGGGTTCATCGATGTGGAGAAGACAGGATCAATCACTTTCAGACAGGTAAGTTCAAGGGGACTCCCTGCAACATAACATTTTATAAGACTCAATCACCCTCATGGAGAAAAACACCCTTTGTAGAAGTTCTTTGTATATAATCCATTTGATCTCATCCTCTTCTTGTGCTGCCGATTGTTCTGCAGTTCTTGTTTGCATCGGCTCACGTATCAACACAGCCGCTTTTTCAGCAAACATGCGAGCTATCCTTTTCACGTTGTGACGCAGATGGAGATGGCTATATCTCCATTCAAGAAGTATATTCACCTCTATGTCATACTTACTTTTGGGTTCTTATCACTTattactctttttctttcttatcaTTGGCTCAGCTCGGAGATGTACTGAAACCCACAATCCCAAACTTGAACAAGGATGAGGTTAGCGTAAACagattcattcattcattcatccATGATAAAGATGTATATAGATAAACGTTTGAGTTTATCTCGTGTTTCAGATTCAAGGGATGTACATTTTGCTTGATGACGACAAAGATCAAAGAATCAGCAAGAATGATTTCTTGTCCTGCTTAAGAAGAAACCCTCTGCTCATAGCTATCTTTGCGCTTACCTTTGCTCCAACATAACACATAGAAACAAGATTATGACTTTGTCTTGTTGTATCATTATAtaccttttgttttcttttgatataGTAAAAAAGAAAGGGGCTGCTAAGTTTTAGGCCTATCCTCCCCCCATGGATCCATAATCCATCCAATGAGTTTTGGAATATAACTGTGTGCCGTTCTTTACCCCATAAAACGCTATGGTGTTTGCTCCTCTAATTCTGAGTGAACTCATATGTATTTGTTAGGGAAAACCGGAAAAGTGCCTATTCCAACCCGAACATTTTCGATCGTGCCAAATACGACCCGAAAAAATGGCCAGTGCCAAATACAGCCTAAACTTAACTAAAACTCAAAAAAACTATCCGAACTTCTTAAAACGTGCATAAATCTACATTGACTCTAACATAAGTTAGTCAACCGTTAACAAGATAAAACGATGTCATTTTGATATACAAGAAAAAATGCCTATTTCAATCCAAACAATTTCGGTGGTGCCAAATACGATTCGAACACATGGTCGGTGCCAAACACGACCTGGACTCAATTATAATAAGAAAAGAATTacctgaattttttaaaatgtgtcTAAATCTAAATTAACTCTAACAGAAATTAGtcaattgttaataaaataaaacgacgtcgttttgatatatatatatatttttttttaatatatgtttattacaAGACTCAAATCCGTGTCGTGGTACCCTTTTAAAATGGTACATTAACGACTAGactaaaataactttttgaaatatttttagacatttgaaattatataaactaatatttttttcgaTCTTATCCaatttaaaactttggtgattgtttatatatattttagttattgtgtAATATGTCTAATATTTCGAACAAGATATCTTAGTGAAAGAAAGGTAAAAGACCTCTTAAcatttttgaacaaaatttcaaaatatataatattaactttgaaaaaaaatccacttaagtttaaaaaataaaaataatctatataagaatttttataaataacttcaaaattttaggTATATCTAAGATtgtgtaattataaatattttattatatatatttagtaagatataagtttattaaagatatgataagtaaaaacatgttatgtatttatataaatcagaaaaaaaatttaccaaagttttaaaattgaatacgatgaagaaaaaatagtagtttatataagtttcaaatttgtaacaatatttcaaaaagttatttttatctAGTTGTTAATGTACATCTTTAAAAAGTACCACCTTATTTTTTAAGTTCTGGAatgaacatatattaataatatatatatcaaaacaatgTCGTTTTATCTTGTTAACAGTTGACTAATTTATGTTAGAGTCAATGTAGatttatgcatattttaaaaagttcagatatttttttttaattataattgagtTCATGTCGTATCTGACACTGACCATGTGTTCGGATCATATTTGGCACCACCGAAATTGTTTGGGTCGAAATATGCACTTTTCACCGTgtatcaaaacgacgtcgttttatctTGTTAACGGTTGACTAACTTCTGTTAGAGCCAATATAGATTTATGCACATTTTAAAAAGTTCGGGTATgtcttttgaattttaattaagttCAGGTCGTATTTGGCACTGATCATTTGTTCGGGTTGTATTTGGCACGATCGAAATTGTTCGGGTCGGAATAGGCACTTTTCCCGTATTTGTTACCTTCTTTGTGGTTACACATGTATTATTCGAATTTAGAATGTATTAGTATCAGTGTTTACTAtgtactaatatttttaattagtttatccTACGTTTTTATAAGTCATTTTTAAACTTTAACATATGAAATTCgattaatctattatattaaaacagaagtcatgacttctaattcatgtgtgatttttgaaaaaaatggaCTACTTACTAGACTTGTTCACACtgcatttttatctattattaatcttcatattaaataataacatttaatatcttcattttatttaagataaaaataaatattaatttaaaaaaattctaacaaaatctttgaagAATTTATTCAGaatccttttaaaatttattttcgaaaattgattaatttaaattttagttgtcataaaatataatcagaaatttaaatttaatttagttttgatttataaacaaaaataaactatataaaattttgtaatgataataatagccacttaaaatgattacttttcaaaaatacattttacaaagatttttaaaatattttgttggaaagcaatatccatttctgtttaattatataacatgtataaaaatttaacttatcttaaaattttatatatacaatgatatattatataaactgaataaacaaaacaaattactaaaaaaaatctagcactttgaattacggatcgggattatagtaaattaaatacaaagtAATTCTGAAGTATGTCATTTctaacaaatctaacattttaattaaaattaatatattgaactaaatatgataaaattattttaaattgaaaagttagtatattttattttcataaatacaaaacatttattctaaaaatataatatgttggtagaatggtttaacattaataaactatataatacatgtataaaagttatcttttcttaaattttatatatacaataatttattatataaactgaataaacaaaaaaaattctcaaggaaatctagcactttgaattaCAGGTCgggatcataataaattaaatataaaataaatacataatagGAAgcaatctattatattaaaatagaagttacaacttcatttcatgtgtaatattttaagttggaccATTACTtagaagatttataaaattcacataacttaactataatatcatttagtatcttcatttttatttaaaataaaaataaatatcaatttaagaaaattctaacaaaatctttatagaatcttttcataatcttttcaatatttattttcggaaattgattaatttcaattttagttgtcataaaatataatcagaaatttaaatttaatttagttttgatttataaaatattgtaatgataataatatccacttaaaatgattactttccaaaaatacattttacaaagattttaaaaagattttgttggaaagcagtatccatttctgtttaattatataacatgtataaattaacttatcttaaaattttatatatacaataatctattatataaactgaataaacaaagcAAATTACTAAAAGAAACCTAGCACTTTGAATTGCGGGTCGGGattatagtaaattaaatacaaaataattctgAAGTATGTCATTTctaacaaatctaacattttaattaaaactactatattgaactaaatatgttaaattattttaaatctcatttcaaaaaaaaatattttaaattgataggttagtatattttattttcataaatataaaacatttatttttaaaatataatatgttggtagaatggtttaacattaataaactatataatacatgtataaaaagttaacttttcttaaacttttatataacaataatttattatataaactgaataaacaaaacaaaattttcaaagaaatctagcactttgaattacggatcgggatcataattaaattaaatataaaatacatacataataagaagcaacatatatatattatatatatatatatatatatatatatatatgtgatcatttgaaatagttagttaattaacagcatgaaaactataaaattattgtagttgaaatagtgatttaaacatttaaatatatgaataatcttaaatatatactaattaaataaaccaaatatatatatatatatatatatatatacatgaaaataaatacccgcacAATCTAGTTATACTTATTGCGTAGTGTTGAAATAAAAAGCTTAGATGGGCAAAGCTGACGGAAGCATGGTTTATTACTTTACGGTTAGAAAAATAAACCGAATCTAAAAATTCATACCAAATCCAACCTGATAAAAATAAATCCGAACTGAACTGGATCCAGCATAAATATCAAATGGTTATCATTTTACAGTATATTGCGCAATGAGTTTTGTCTGAACCGAATTTGAACCCGAATCCGAATAAAAATCCagaaaacttaagaaaaaatcaaatccaaaaaaattatatcaaatctAATTCAATCTCGAACAAGTATCAATAACTACTACTGGGTATTTTAAAATAGGTATCTATCACATGCATAACTACttcaattatatgtttttagtaTTTGATCAATATTGATCATTTTATGTTTTGACAACTGTATTTGAATATCAACTATGAATAGGTGAAGTTAAATAAAACTGTTTTATTTTGACGTTTGAGTAAtgctttttatatttataaagatataGTTGTTGAACATATATTTCATGAAACaaaatgcaatttttttaaacaagtaTTTTATGGTAATATATAGAAATGTGGATAACCAAAACTCGGTTTAGATCTAAACCTAAAAATAAAACGGGTTCAACCAGGTTTAAAATGTGTTATCAAACTCAAACCGAATCTGATTAAACCTAAACCAAAATTGACcagaattttataaattttgaatgaGACTGATTTTCGAACATCCAAAACCTAAAACCCGATTAAAACTGAACCGAATCTGAATGTTCATGCAGTGCTCAAACCTGACTTTAGAGatgtatctattctattaattcttcaacatgttcaattgattaaaggttgtgttcaacataaaatataatgcatctaaataattatctagatatattatgtaattacctttattaaaaaaattgtaacttccACGTTGGTTTCCTAAATCTGTAACTTCCACCTATATGTTACGTAATATgtggttatttttttcttttgggatcCATCAGAATAAATTCAGTTCcagtaattattattattcataaaataattttgtaatgcTTCTAAGATGTATGCATATTTTGTAAAGTCACCCtttaattccaaaatattaGTGGTTCACTACTTATTACAAACTGTGGACAACCTTACGtagttcaataaataaaaattatatcatttggaaacaataatattgatactttacattaataaatattatgtccactataaaaattaatggaaaTGAACTGTGGTTtaattaagataatataatacaatttagaTTCTGATCAACATTTCAAAGAgtgagtatatttttt
This genomic stretch from Raphanus sativus cultivar WK10039 chromosome 3, ASM80110v3, whole genome shotgun sequence harbors:
- the LOC108844541 gene encoding lysophospholipid acyltransferase LPEAT2 — translated: MPDPDLSLPLITSDQPEVLISIDDDGEDPVLDHLEFDHLNPVNPFRFISDAEPPVQNPTTVDPFRNDTPRVYGLYEAVKIVICLPVALVRLVLFGVSLAVGYLATKVALAWWSDRHNPMPRWRCRIMWVTRFCSRCILFSFGYQWIRRKGKPAGREIAPIVVSNHVSYIEPIFYFYELSPTIVASESHDSLPVVGTIIRAMQVIYVDRFSQASKKDAVHEIKRKASCGRFPRLLLFPEGTTTNGKAIISFQLGAFIPGYPIQPVVVRYPHVHFDQSWGNISLLMLMFRMFTQFHNFMEVEYLPVIYPNDNQKQNAVRLSQKTSHAIASSLNVVQTSHSYGDLMLLNKASELNLENPSNYMVEMAKVESLFHISNSEAVRYLETFSSMNPDSSGCVTLHDFLRVLKLKPCTLSKEIFGFIDVEKTGSITFRQFLFASAHVSTQPLFQQTCELSFSRCDADGDGYISIQELGDVLKPTIPNLNKDEIQGMYILLDDDKDQRISKNDFLSCLRRNPLLIAIFALTFAPT